A stretch of the Erinaceus europaeus chromosome 1, mEriEur2.1, whole genome shotgun sequence genome encodes the following:
- the FABP5 gene encoding fatty acid-binding protein 5 yields the protein MSAIDPFVGRWRLSESKGFEEYMKELGVGMAMRKMGSMAKPDCIISSDGKNLTIKTESTLKTTQFSCNLGEKFEETTADGRKTQTVCNLTNGELIQHQEWDGKESTITRKIENGKLVVECVMNNVTCTRVYEKVE from the exons ATGTCCGCCATTGACCCTTTCGTAGGAAGATGGCGCTTGTCGGAGAGCAAAGGCTTTGAAGAATACATGAAGGAACTAG GAGTGGGAATGGCTATGCGAAAAATGGGTTCAATGGCCAAACCAGATTGTATCATCTCTTCTGATGGCAAAAACCTCACCATCAAAACTGAGAGCACTTTGAAAACAACTCAGTTTTCATGTAACCTGGGGGAGAAGTTTGAAGAAACTACAGCTGATGGCAGAAAAACTCAG ACTGTATGTAACTTGACAAATGGTGAATTGATTCAACATCAAGAATGGGATGGCAAAGAAAGCACTATTACAAGAAAAATTGAAAATGGGAAATTAGTGGTG GAATGCGTCATGAATAATGTCACCTGTACTCGTGTCTATGAAAAAGTAGAATAA